The Pyrus communis chromosome 8, drPyrComm1.1, whole genome shotgun sequence region AGAGCAATTAGGCCACCACTCTTTCAGTTATCCGCATTGTCGGCAATATTAAATGCACTAATCTCTTGAGATTATGCTAATTAATATCAGTCTCACACTCTCAGTGCTGTTTTCTGAGTTCATGAAGGCAACTAAGCGGTGAAGCACTGAGTGCTGCCGCCATACATCATAAGCACTAGTAGCTAGTTTTCAAATAGATAAACAAAATTATACACTACTGTATagttaattaaaaatttgttgTTTTACGCATAATCGTGGCTATAAATGGAGTTCAAGGAATGTCTGATCATACAACTTAAGTAGCCCTTAACCATATTGATTAGCATTAAGTGTGTCATCTCTTAAGTAACAATGACAAGGTCATCCATTAATTTTAGCCGTCGTTACTCTTTGGCAATGATCACGTTCTTTGCCTTGTGTTTTGTCGCGAAAGCCCAGTTAAGTACAGATTTCTACAACGCAACATGTCCGGATGTTCTCAAAATTGTCCGAAGAGAGGTTCTGAATGCTGTCAAGTCTGAAATGCGAATGGCTGCTTCTTTGCTTCGGCTTCACTTCCATGACTGCTTTGTCAATGTGAGTTCTTAAGGATCCCGTAGATagtgattttgtttttagttttcatataCCGATTTCTGTTTATGCATGCATCACAATTTTTATTTGCAGCTCATAGGCCTCCCAATTTTAAATGATCTCCCTTTCATGTACACGTGTAGGGTTGTGATGCGTCACTGCTACTGGATGGTAATGATAGTGAGAAGAATGCCCGCCCAAATTTGAATTCAGCAAGAGGGTTTGAAGTCGTTGACAGAATCAAGAGCTCTGTGGAGAGCTCATGTAGCGGAGTAGTGTCGTGTGCTGATATACTAGCCATAGCTGCTAGAGATTCTGTGCTCTTAGTAAGTTAATTAACTTTGCTAATTATGTTTATTAATATCCACTATCATGCATGCCATTATTAATTAGATCCTTAATTCATAATTAAACATGTTATGTTGTATTATACTAATATTGCCACATTTTGCAGAGTGGAGGAACTTCATGGAAAGTTCTACTTGGAAGAAGAGATGGTCTAGTGGCAAATCAGACAGGAGCAAACAGTGCACTTCCTGCGCCAACTGAAGCCCTAGATATCATCATTTCCAAGTTTGCCGCTGTGGGCCTAAATATCACAGACGTTGTGTCCTTATCAGGTACATGTATACTTGCTATAGTGATTTCAACACCCTTTATTTAAGTCTCATGTGCTTCTCTTGTGTGC contains the following coding sequences:
- the LOC137743864 gene encoding peroxidase N-like — its product is MTRSSINFSRRYSLAMITFFALCFVAKAQLSTDFYNATCPDVLKIVRREVLNAVKSEMRMAASLLRLHFHDCFVNGCDASLLLDGNDSEKNARPNLNSARGFEVVDRIKSSVESSCSGVVSCADILAIAARDSVLLSGGTSWKVLLGRRDGLVANQTGANSALPAPTEALDIIISKFAAVGLNITDVVSLSGAHTIGLARCATFSNRLFNFSGTGAPDSTMEQSMQTDLQNRCPQTSDGNNTAPLDRNSTDLFDNHYFQNLINGKGLLGSDQILFSSDEAVTTGTKSLVQSYNSNLNLFLADFANSMIKMGNISPLTGSAGEIRKNCRAVNA